Proteins encoded together in one Polaribacter reichenbachii window:
- a CDS encoding lipocalin family protein: MKTKIFMLTLFISLFYACEISNTTDVEINTLDLVGTWSLTNIVIDNAELNVTSPVITTITGSGFGKDLNATLTFSENPNLAEINGDLTFVLNYNLTGETYTEELYLDNIFFNDTFSFLSSSWELDGNVLTLNEGGEQLNIDLISYIDDILTIEVDVNKTITVDDVTSIVTGKATLTIEK; encoded by the coding sequence ATGAAAACTAAAATTTTTATGCTCACGTTATTTATTAGTTTGTTTTATGCTTGCGAAATTTCTAATACAACAGACGTAGAAATTAATACTTTAGATTTAGTAGGTACTTGGTCTTTAACAAATATTGTAATAGATAATGCTGAATTAAACGTAACAAGTCCTGTTATTACTACAATTACAGGTAGCGGATTTGGAAAAGATTTGAATGCAACACTTACTTTTTCTGAAAATCCTAATCTTGCTGAAATTAATGGCGATTTAACTTTTGTTTTAAACTATAATTTAACTGGCGAAACTTATACAGAAGAACTTTATTTAGATAATATCTTTTTCAATGACACTTTTAGTTTTTTATCAAGTTCCTGGGAGTTAGATGGTAATGTACTAACACTAAACGAAGGTGGTGAACAATTAAATATTGATCTTATCTCTTATATTGATGACATTTTAACCATAGAAGTAGATGTTAACAAAACAATTACTGTAGATGATGTTACTTCTATTGTAACTGGTAAAGCCACTTTAACTATAGAAAAATAA
- a CDS encoding DUF6702 family protein encodes MKLKNTLLLFLIIPLLSFSVHKYYLSLTQINYKPEAKAIQITINVFMDDIETALNKDNNIDLQLTTKKELKNNDIYFENYLKDKLFFKVDNISKNFNYIGKEYDGDLVFFYLEIENIEKVTTIDVTNKILIEHFDEQQNLIKSKVNGKSKSKLLTKEENSVQLKY; translated from the coding sequence ATGAAATTAAAAAACACCTTATTACTCTTTTTAATTATTCCGCTTTTATCTTTTTCGGTTCATAAATATTATTTGAGTTTAACCCAAATAAATTACAAGCCAGAAGCCAAAGCAATTCAAATTACCATTAATGTTTTTATGGATGATATTGAAACAGCTTTAAACAAAGACAACAACATAGATTTACAATTAACCACAAAAAAAGAACTTAAAAATAACGATATCTATTTCGAAAATTATTTAAAAGATAAACTCTTTTTTAAGGTAGATAATATCTCAAAAAACTTTAATTATATTGGCAAAGAATATGATGGAGATTTGGTTTTCTTTTATTTAGAAATAGAAAACATAGAAAAAGTAACTACAATCGATGTTACCAACAAGATTTTAATTGAGCATTTTGATGAACAACAAAACTTAATAAAATCGAAAGTAAATGGTAAAAGCAAAAGTAAGTTATTAACCAAAGAAGAAAATTCAGTACAACTCAAATATTAA
- a CDS encoding M1 family metallopeptidase, with protein sequence MKKIGLLLFSFAFAANSYGQITKQGHTNQNKFKQLKQELPTPNLERTASGKPGKEYTQQKVDYVMDITLDDANTKITGSETITYHNNSKDDLEYLWVQLDQNMRAADSKTPDISPSRIRTKMSKGRYNRAFPEERFDGGFNIMSVTNKDGSPLLHTINQTMMRINLVEPLASGATFEFNISWWYNINNHRTDGGRSGYEHFDENDNNNYVIAQFYPRMCVYDNVEGWQNDQFWGRSEFALEFGDFTVNITVPEDHMLGATGVLQNESEVLTKKEQKRLETARKTFDDVVVIRTQKEAEKIEKSKATGTKTWKFVAENVRDYAFATSRKFIWDAMAVDINGKTVMAYSLYSKEANPLYGDHSTKAVAQTLETYSKYTFDYPYHKAISVDGQMGMEYPQICFNPGRPDLPDGGYSDRMKYRMVKVTIHEVGHNFFPMIVNSDERQWTWMDEGLNSYMEMLAELDYDPNFPITRGYPKNIVRYMSGDQSRIAPIMSKGDNVYSFGSNAYGKPATALWILRETIMGKELFDHAFRTYSQRWMFKRPSPADFFRTMEDASGIDLDWFWRGWFYTTDVTDIGIKGVKKYATKESGDTVEFVEDTTEGLGFAKNENKYHYEITYEKPGGLVMPIIVEFTYKDGTKEKKTYPAQIWRYNDKEVTKVFSSSKQIESIMIDPDLETADVDTSNNAFPKETANKFDKFKSKIKG encoded by the coding sequence ATGAAAAAAATTGGACTCTTATTGTTCTCATTTGCATTTGCTGCCAATTCTTATGGCCAAATCACAAAACAAGGACATACAAATCAAAATAAGTTTAAGCAATTAAAACAAGAATTACCAACACCAAATTTAGAGAGAACTGCCTCTGGTAAACCTGGTAAAGAGTACACACAGCAGAAAGTAGATTATGTAATGGACATTACTTTAGATGATGCCAATACAAAAATTACAGGCTCAGAAACCATTACTTATCATAACAATTCTAAAGACGATTTAGAGTATTTATGGGTACAATTAGACCAGAATATGAGAGCTGCAGACTCTAAAACTCCAGACATTAGTCCGAGTAGAATTAGAACTAAAATGAGTAAAGGCAGATATAATAGAGCTTTTCCAGAAGAACGTTTTGATGGTGGTTTTAATATAATGAGTGTTACTAATAAAGATGGTAGCCCATTATTACATACTATTAACCAAACAATGATGCGTATTAACTTAGTAGAACCTTTAGCTTCTGGAGCTACTTTTGAGTTTAATATTTCTTGGTGGTACAACATCAACAATCATAGAACAGATGGTGGTAGATCTGGTTACGAGCATTTTGATGAAAATGACAATAACAATTATGTAATTGCACAGTTTTACCCAAGAATGTGTGTTTATGATAATGTAGAAGGATGGCAAAACGACCAATTCTGGGGAAGAAGTGAATTCGCATTAGAATTTGGAGATTTTACGGTTAACATTACAGTACCAGAAGACCATATGTTAGGTGCAACAGGAGTTTTACAAAACGAAAGTGAAGTTTTAACCAAAAAGGAACAAAAAAGATTAGAAACTGCAAGAAAAACTTTTGATGATGTAGTTGTTATTAGAACTCAAAAAGAAGCAGAAAAGATTGAAAAATCGAAAGCAACAGGTACTAAAACTTGGAAATTTGTTGCAGAAAACGTGCGTGATTATGCATTTGCAACATCAAGAAAATTTATTTGGGATGCTATGGCTGTAGATATTAATGGTAAAACTGTAATGGCTTATTCATTATATTCTAAAGAAGCAAATCCATTATATGGTGATCATTCTACAAAAGCAGTTGCACAAACTTTAGAAACATATTCTAAATATACTTTCGATTATCCTTACCACAAAGCAATTTCTGTTGATGGGCAAATGGGTATGGAATATCCTCAAATTTGTTTTAATCCTGGTAGACCAGATTTACCAGATGGTGGTTATTCTGATAGAATGAAATACAGAATGGTTAAAGTTACAATTCACGAAGTTGGCCATAACTTTTTCCCAATGATTGTAAATTCTGATGAAAGACAATGGACTTGGATGGACGAAGGTTTAAACTCATATATGGAAATGTTAGCTGAGTTAGATTACGATCCTAACTTTCCAATTACAAGAGGTTATCCTAAAAATATTGTAAGATATATGTCTGGAGATCAATCTAGAATTGCTCCAATTATGTCTAAAGGAGATAACGTATATAGTTTTGGTTCTAACGCTTATGGTAAACCAGCAACAGCTCTTTGGATTTTAAGAGAAACCATTATGGGTAAAGAATTATTTGACCACGCTTTTAGAACTTATTCACAAAGATGGATGTTTAAACGCCCATCACCAGCAGATTTCTTTAGAACTATGGAAGATGCCTCTGGTATAGATTTAGACTGGTTTTGGAGAGGATGGTTTTACACTACAGATGTTACTGATATAGGTATTAAAGGTGTTAAAAAATATGCTACAAAAGAATCTGGAGATACAGTTGAGTTTGTAGAAGATACTACAGAAGGTTTAGGTTTTGCTAAAAATGAAAACAAATATCATTACGAAATCACTTACGAAAAACCAGGTGGATTAGTAATGCCAATTATTGTAGAATTTACTTATAAAGATGGTACAAAAGAGAAAAAAACATACCCAGCACAAATCTGGAGATATAATGATAAAGAAGTAACTAAAGTTTTTTCATCATCTAAACAAATAGAAAGCATAATGATAGATCCTGATTTAGAAACTGCAGATGTAGATACTTCTAACAATGCATTTCCTAAAGAAACAGCAAACAAATTCGACAAGTTTAAATCGAAAATAAAAGGATAA
- a CDS encoding M1 family metallopeptidase, translating to MKKISLFVFSLFFISTVSIAQEKKEEKKTQQGHTDQNKFRQMKDVLATPNDQHTASGAPGHQYTQQKVDYIMDIRLEESTNKIYGDEKITYHNNSKDNLEYLWVQLDQNMRADDSKTPLAKSEGASAFITPSNFKSTYLKEGKGFGFNIEKVTSAGKPLSHFINRTMMRVNLPKALAPGESFEFSIKWNYKINDINKDGGRSGLESFPDGNNNYTIAQFFPRLAVYNNVEGWQNMQFWGRSEWALEFGDYEVNLTVPEDHIVDATGVLQNEKDVLTKTQRKRWEAARKSFDKPVLIVTQEEAEKAEKGRATGTKTWTFKAQQVRDFAFATSRKYIWDAMATDVNGKTVMAVSLYPKEGNPLWEEHSTRAVATTLIEYSKLTFTYPYPKAISVHSERQGMEYPMICFNFGRPNPDGTYSDRTKKGMLGVIIHEVGHNFFPMIVNSDERQWTWMDEGLNSFVEILAEDVYDPELFASNPAKNITRYMGGDQSNISPIMSQGDYVKQFGPNAYSKPAAGLYMLRKTIMGPELFDHAFRTYSQRWMFKHPTPEDFFRSMEDASGMDLDWFFRGWFYTTDVTDIGIKNVKPLYLTDKPSERVTKLKEQYKQYFDNLGDLVYITDKKEDANPKAMDKYLDGVEAPSYIYSVEFEKPGGLVMPLIVELTYADGTTERQTFPAQIWMKDDATVKRIFSSTQEIKSFKVDPDQETADVNTSNNSWPKPQTDKFDQFKAKVKG from the coding sequence ATGAAAAAAATCTCTTTATTCGTATTTTCTTTATTCTTTATAAGCACTGTTAGCATTGCGCAAGAAAAAAAGGAAGAAAAGAAAACGCAACAAGGACACACAGACCAAAACAAATTCAGACAAATGAAAGATGTTTTGGCAACGCCTAACGATCAGCATACAGCTTCTGGTGCTCCAGGACATCAATATACGCAACAAAAAGTTGATTATATTATGGACATTCGTTTAGAAGAAAGTACAAATAAAATTTATGGTGATGAAAAAATAACGTATCACAATAACTCTAAAGACAATTTAGAATATTTATGGGTACAGTTAGACCAAAATATGAGAGCTGACGATTCTAAAACTCCGTTAGCAAAATCTGAAGGTGCATCTGCATTTATAACACCAAGTAACTTTAAAAGTACCTATTTAAAAGAAGGTAAAGGTTTTGGTTTTAATATAGAAAAAGTAACAAGTGCTGGTAAACCATTATCACATTTCATCAACAGAACAATGATGAGAGTTAATTTACCTAAAGCTTTAGCTCCTGGTGAAAGCTTTGAGTTTAGCATAAAATGGAATTATAAAATTAACGACATTAACAAAGATGGAGGTCGTTCTGGTTTAGAATCTTTTCCTGATGGAAACAACAACTACACAATTGCACAATTTTTTCCAAGATTAGCAGTATATAATAATGTAGAAGGATGGCAAAATATGCAATTCTGGGGACGTTCTGAGTGGGCTTTAGAATTTGGAGATTATGAAGTTAACTTAACTGTACCAGAAGATCATATTGTAGATGCTACAGGTGTTTTACAAAACGAAAAAGATGTTTTAACTAAAACACAACGTAAACGTTGGGAAGCTGCCAGAAAATCTTTTGATAAACCAGTTTTAATCGTAACTCAAGAAGAAGCTGAAAAAGCTGAAAAAGGACGTGCAACAGGTACAAAAACTTGGACATTTAAAGCACAACAGGTAAGAGATTTTGCTTTTGCAACATCAAGAAAATACATTTGGGATGCTATGGCTACAGATGTAAATGGTAAAACGGTTATGGCTGTATCATTATACCCTAAAGAAGGTAATCCTTTATGGGAAGAGCACTCAACAAGAGCTGTAGCCACTACTTTAATTGAATATTCTAAGTTAACGTTTACCTATCCTTATCCTAAAGCAATTTCTGTACATTCAGAAAGACAAGGTATGGAGTACCCAATGATTTGTTTCAACTTTGGTCGTCCAAATCCTGATGGAACGTATTCAGACAGAACTAAAAAAGGAATGTTAGGTGTAATTATCCACGAAGTTGGGCACAACTTTTTCCCAATGATTGTAAATTCTGATGAAAGACAATGGACATGGATGGATGAAGGTTTAAACTCTTTTGTAGAAATTTTAGCAGAAGATGTTTACGATCCTGAATTATTTGCATCAAACCCTGCAAAAAATATTACACGTTATATGGGTGGAGATCAATCTAACATCTCTCCTATCATGTCTCAAGGAGATTATGTAAAACAATTCGGACCAAATGCATATTCTAAACCAGCTGCTGGTTTATATATGTTACGTAAAACAATTATGGGTCCAGAATTATTTGATCACGCTTTTAGAACTTATTCACAAAGATGGATGTTTAAACACCCAACTCCAGAAGATTTCTTTAGATCTATGGAAGATGCATCTGGTATGGATTTAGATTGGTTTTTTAGAGGATGGTTTTATACTACAGATGTTACAGACATAGGTATTAAAAATGTGAAACCTTTATATTTAACTGATAAGCCAAGTGAAAGAGTAACTAAGTTAAAAGAACAATACAAACAGTATTTTGATAACTTAGGAGACTTAGTTTACATTACTGATAAAAAAGAAGATGCAAACCCAAAAGCAATGGATAAATATTTAGATGGTGTAGAAGCGCCAAGCTATATTTACTCAGTAGAATTCGAAAAACCAGGAGGTTTAGTAATGCCATTAATCGTAGAATTAACCTATGCTGATGGTACTACAGAAAGACAAACTTTCCCAGCACAAATTTGGATGAAAGATGATGCCACTGTAAAAAGAATTTTCTCTTCTACACAAGAAATTAAAAGTTTTAAAGTAGATCCAGATCAAGAAACTGCAGATGTAAATACATCTAACAACAGCTGGCCAAAACCACAAACTGATAAGTTTGATCAATTTAAAGCTAAAGTAAAAGGATAA
- the xerA gene encoding site-specific tyrosine recombinase/integron integrase yields the protein MKTITLKPKKHREKEVFSIEYPFDKEIKTHLKKLPFVFWSNTLRCYYAELNKENVGLIFDHLRLKKWFIDYSSLQLKNKSITKKKEATPLFLPNLSEALKIDINKFKRWLQQKRLSENTVNTYADVTTSFLKYSVLKNSNNYSTKLIEAFNYDFIFKQNKSVSYQNQCINGIKKYFEFKGLQVENMYIERPKKERKLPSVLSVIEIKSILANTKNLKHKTLLSLIYSAGLRIGEALNLKVKDVDGQRMLIHIHQAKGKKDRYTLLSASFLKLLRDYYKAYKPKDYLFEGQKGAQYTNSSAQSVLKIATQKAGIKKRVTLHTLRHSFATHLLENGTDIRYIQELLGHNSPKTTMIYTHVTETSIKNIKNPFDDL from the coding sequence ATGAAAACAATAACTTTAAAACCAAAAAAACACCGAGAAAAAGAAGTTTTTTCTATTGAGTATCCTTTTGATAAGGAAATAAAAACTCACTTAAAAAAACTACCTTTTGTTTTTTGGAGCAATACACTTAGATGTTATTATGCTGAGTTAAATAAAGAAAATGTTGGTTTAATTTTTGATCATTTAAGACTTAAAAAATGGTTTATAGATTACAGTAGTCTTCAATTAAAAAACAAATCTATAACCAAGAAAAAAGAAGCAACTCCCCTATTTTTACCAAATCTTTCAGAAGCATTAAAAATTGATATTAATAAATTTAAAAGATGGTTACAACAAAAAAGATTAAGTGAAAATACTGTAAATACCTATGCAGATGTAACTACATCTTTCTTAAAATATAGTGTATTAAAAAACTCAAATAATTATTCAACAAAGCTTATTGAAGCCTTTAATTACGATTTTATTTTTAAACAAAACAAATCTGTTTCATATCAAAATCAATGCATAAATGGCATAAAGAAATACTTTGAGTTTAAAGGTTTACAGGTTGAGAACATGTACATAGAAAGACCTAAAAAAGAAAGAAAATTACCATCGGTTTTAAGTGTAATAGAAATTAAATCCATCTTAGCCAACACAAAAAATTTAAAGCATAAAACACTATTATCATTAATTTATTCAGCAGGATTAAGGATTGGAGAAGCTCTAAATTTAAAAGTGAAAGATGTTGATGGACAGAGAATGTTAATCCATATTCATCAGGCAAAAGGTAAAAAGGATAGATATACATTATTATCTGCCAGCTTTTTAAAATTATTGAGAGATTATTACAAAGCCTACAAACCAAAAGATTATTTATTTGAAGGACAAAAAGGAGCACAATATACAAACTCAAGTGCACAATCAGTATTAAAAATTGCAACTCAAAAAGCAGGAATAAAAAAAAGAGTCACCTTACATACATTAAGGCATAGTTTTGCAACCCATTTATTAGAAAACGGAACAGATATAAGATATATTCAGGAATTGTTGGGTCATAATAGTCCAAAAACCACAATGATTTACACACACGTAACAGAAACCAGCATAAAAAACATTAAAAATCCGTTTGATGATTTATAG
- a CDS encoding TRADD-N-associated membrane domain-containing protein: MSLFNDIIEGLIKGFTSSNKNLKLIVKVSIAFVILAILVVLVGELKADDVNKKSFDLVAGVLGLVGAFLGFGIKVYEDTKENEKRAEKIESLEKEIKEKPDESQTAWELARLKLESYLNKNLKQVSSIFYLSATVMLVGFGLIIFGVYKVYSNPELLNPSILVTCTGVIVNFIGGTLLLIYRSTMNQAKGYVEVLERINAVGMSIQILESIDDKNLELKDSTTAEIAKELLKIYGKNNLKSTVGNTV, from the coding sequence ATGAGTTTATTTAACGACATAATTGAAGGACTTATTAAAGGTTTTACTTCTTCAAATAAGAATTTAAAACTAATTGTAAAAGTCTCAATTGCTTTTGTGATTTTAGCAATACTTGTAGTTCTTGTAGGAGAATTAAAAGCTGACGATGTTAACAAAAAAAGTTTTGACCTTGTTGCTGGAGTTCTAGGGTTAGTTGGAGCATTTTTAGGTTTTGGAATAAAGGTTTATGAAGACACTAAAGAAAACGAAAAAAGAGCTGAAAAAATAGAGTCTCTTGAAAAAGAAATAAAAGAAAAACCAGATGAAAGTCAAACAGCTTGGGAACTTGCTCGATTAAAATTAGAAAGTTATTTGAATAAAAACTTAAAACAAGTTTCATCAATTTTTTATCTTTCTGCTACAGTAATGTTAGTTGGATTTGGATTAATAATTTTTGGAGTTTATAAAGTTTATTCAAATCCAGAATTATTAAACCCTTCAATTTTAGTTACTTGTACAGGAGTAATTGTTAATTTTATTGGCGGAACTTTATTATTAATTTATCGTTCTACAATGAATCAAGCAAAAGGATATGTCGAAGTACTTGAAAGAATTAATGCAGTCGGAATGTCTATCCAAATTTTAGAATCAATAGATGATAAAAATCTTGAATTAAAAGATTCGACAACAGCAGAAATTGCAAAGGAACTTTTAAAAATTTATGGAAAGAATAATCTGAAAAGTACTGTAGGTAACACCGTATAA
- a CDS encoding AAA family ATPase, with translation MIDKIELKETNTYIQKVEVNNLAKVNFFFGSNGSGKSTIAKLLYNQSLSDVEKDNKFEQCKISGFNLKNDEILVFDEKYVERNFISNKELSGLFTLNEENKDIDDKIRTNQKELNKLDNYLENFSKRERKIKKALNDKHEELKRNCWWERNSFDTFYEIELEYSRNKENHLRNIRNYLPIDKSDEELSLESLSARYKDLFEIKREKIDIKISSDLFKKLGKLENDIIPLMEEVITTNKEVNIAELIDALGIRKWVEEGRNFVLDEKKNICPFCQSETYDDNLKQSFEEYFNKTYQEKINKIKSLKEAYLITFNQLLENIIQVSKVYNKDNQTTDLHTECSNLLADNIKKLERKLEYSNEIIEFFDIYNFDLELDIINDEIEDNNEKIEDFQKNKEQLIEDIWNYLAKESVNEIKEYDNYNSRITKILLQLNTLSSHFENSKKTIKDKVEKLKSKTVSTDKAVKAINGILKSSGFDNFEIEEKETSNNISRYILKRENNSEQDVFKTLSEGEKNFIAFLYFYQLVLGTDDKDSELKKRIVVIDDPVSSLDSQVLFVVSTLIHSLIKYSETDKNQFKNSTIKQVFILSHNLYFYKEVSFKQRPICRNKAHFSVSKFNGISNIEHKGVDTFVHNDYMLLWKSIKELKETNNKVFNITIGNSMRRIIESYVNFIGLGKSPWDSLKSLDVSDPIYPICSSLISEINDVSHKSLPFDDLYYQRIVNEEPDKLYSAFQKIFKSIGEEHYKMMMN, from the coding sequence ATGATTGATAAAATAGAACTAAAAGAAACAAACACCTATATTCAAAAAGTCGAAGTAAATAATCTAGCTAAAGTTAATTTCTTTTTCGGGAGTAATGGTTCTGGAAAATCTACTATTGCTAAGTTATTGTATAACCAAAGCTTATCAGATGTAGAAAAAGATAATAAATTTGAACAATGTAAAATTTCAGGCTTTAATCTTAAAAATGATGAAATTTTAGTTTTTGATGAAAAGTATGTTGAAAGAAATTTTATTTCAAACAAAGAATTATCTGGATTATTTACCCTTAATGAGGAAAACAAAGATATTGATGACAAAATTCGTACAAATCAAAAGGAGTTAAACAAACTAGACAATTATTTAGAAAACTTTTCTAAACGTGAGAGAAAAATAAAAAAAGCATTAAATGACAAACACGAAGAATTAAAGAGAAATTGTTGGTGGGAAAGAAATTCGTTTGACACTTTTTATGAAATTGAATTAGAATATTCGAGAAATAAAGAAAACCATCTAAGAAATATTAGAAATTACCTGCCTATAGATAAATCTGATGAAGAACTATCGTTAGAATCATTATCTGCTAGATATAAAGATTTATTTGAGATTAAAAGAGAGAAGATTGACATTAAAATATCTTCAGATTTATTCAAAAAACTTGGAAAACTTGAAAATGATATAATTCCATTAATGGAAGAAGTTATAACTACCAACAAAGAAGTAAATATCGCAGAATTAATAGACGCATTAGGCATAAGGAAATGGGTTGAAGAAGGACGTAATTTTGTTCTTGATGAGAAAAAAAACATTTGTCCTTTTTGTCAAAGTGAAACATACGATGACAATTTAAAACAGAGTTTTGAAGAGTATTTTAATAAAACCTATCAAGAAAAAATTAACAAAATTAAATCTTTAAAAGAAGCATATTTAATAACATTCAATCAATTGTTAGAAAATATTATTCAAGTGTCTAAAGTTTACAACAAGGATAATCAGACTACAGACCTACATACTGAATGTAGTAACTTACTTGCTGACAATATTAAAAAACTTGAGAGAAAACTTGAGTATTCAAATGAAATTATTGAATTCTTTGATATTTATAATTTCGACCTAGAATTAGATATTATTAATGATGAAATTGAAGATAATAATGAGAAAATTGAAGATTTTCAAAAAAACAAAGAACAATTAATAGAAGATATTTGGAACTATTTAGCAAAAGAAAGTGTTAATGAGATAAAAGAATACGATAACTATAACTCAAGAATAACTAAGATTTTACTTCAACTGAACACTCTTTCATCTCACTTTGAAAACTCTAAAAAAACAATCAAAGACAAAGTTGAAAAATTAAAATCAAAAACAGTTTCAACAGATAAAGCTGTTAAAGCTATAAATGGAATTCTAAAAAGTTCTGGTTTTGATAATTTTGAAATAGAAGAAAAAGAAACCTCAAATAATATTTCAAGATATATTTTAAAACGTGAAAATAATTCTGAACAAGATGTATTTAAAACGCTTAGTGAAGGCGAAAAGAATTTTATAGCCTTTCTTTACTTCTATCAATTAGTATTAGGAACAGATGATAAAGATTCAGAATTAAAGAAAAGAATAGTTGTAATTGATGATCCTGTTTCAAGTTTAGATAGTCAGGTGTTATTCGTTGTATCAACACTAATTCATTCCCTAATAAAATATTCTGAAACAGATAAAAATCAATTTAAAAATTCAACTATAAAACAAGTATTTATATTATCTCATAATTTATATTTCTATAAAGAGGTATCGTTTAAACAAAGACCTATTTGTAGAAATAAAGCACACTTTTCAGTTTCAAAATTTAACGGCATTTCAAATATTGAGCATAAAGGAGTCGATACTTTCGTACACAATGACTATATGTTACTTTGGAAAAGTATAAAAGAATTAAAAGAAACAAATAATAAAGTATTCAATATTACTATCGGAAATAGTATGAGAAGAATTATTGAAAGCTACGTGAATTTTATAGGTTTAGGCAAAAGTCCTTGGGATAGTCTTAAAAGCTTAGACGTTTCAGACCCAATTTACCCAATATGCTCTTCTTTAATATCTGAAATTAATGATGTTAGTCACAAATCACTACCATTTGATGATTTATATTATCAAAGAATTGTTAATGAGGAGCCTGACAAACTTTATTCTGCCTTCCAAAAAATATTTAAAAGTATCGGAGAAGAACACTATAAGATGATGATGAACTAA
- a CDS encoding DUF6660 family protein, giving the protein MKFITIILSLLILVLSIKPCSDGNNAEDLHQDEITAEHNHQNDSDDTCPITCICNCCGIAITYQPIQTFELGINNQISTEILSVYQSIYRFNFHSNIWQPPQLIS; this is encoded by the coding sequence ATGAAATTTATCACTATCATATTATCCTTATTAATACTTGTTTTGTCAATCAAACCTTGTTCTGACGGAAATAATGCCGAAGACCTGCACCAAGACGAAATAACTGCTGAACACAATCATCAAAATGATAGTGATGATACTTGTCCAATAACTTGTATTTGTAATTGTTGTGGAATCGCAATTACATATCAACCAATTCAAACTTTTGAATTAGGTATTAACAATCAGATTTCTACAGAAATTCTATCTGTTTATCAATCAATCTACAGATTTAATTTTCATTCCAACATCTGGCAACCGCCTCAATTGATTAGCTAA